Proteins co-encoded in one Enterobacter sp. R4-368 genomic window:
- the topA gene encoding type I DNA topoisomerase → MGKALVIVESPAKAKTINKYLGNDYVVKSSVGHIRDLPTSGSAPKKSADSASAKTAKKPKKDERGALVNRMGIDPWHNWDAHYEVLPGKEKVVSELKSLAEKADHIYLATDLDREGEAIAWHLREVIGGDEKRYSRVVFNEITKNAIRQAFETPGELNIDRVNAQQARRFMDRVVGYMVSPLLWKKIARGLSAGRVQSVAVRLVVEREREIKAFVPEEFWEIDAATATPGGDTLPLQVTHEGDKAFRPVNREQTMAAVSLLEKARYTVLEREDKPTSSKPGAPFITSTLQQAASTRLGFGVKKTMMMAQRLYEAGYITYMRTDSTNLSQDAVSMVRSYIADNFGKKYLPENANQYASKENSQEAHEAIRPSDVAVLAESLKDMEADAQKLYQLIWRQFVACQMTPAQYDSTTLTVGAGDFRLKARGRILRFDGWTKVMPALRKGDEDRTLPAVNKGDVLSLVELTPAQHFTKPPARFSEASLVKELEKRGIGRPSTYASIISTIQDRGYVRVESRRFYAEKMGEIVTDRLEENFRELMNYDFTAQMEDSLDRVANHEAEWRKVLDSFFGDFSRQLEQAEQDPEAGGMRPNQMVLTSIDCPTCGRKMGIRTASTGVFLGCSGYALPPKERCKTTINLVPENEVLNVLEGEDAETNALRAKRRCQKCGTAMDSYLIDPKRKLHVCGNNPTCDGYEIEEGEFRIKGYDGPIVECEKCGSEMHLKMGRFGKYMACTNDECKNTRKILRNGEVAPPKEDPVPLPELPCEKSDAYFVLRDGAAGVFLAANTFPKSRETRAPLVEELYRFRDRLPEKLRYLADAPQEDPQGNKTIVRFSRKTRQQYVASEKDGKATGWSAFYIDNKWTEAKK, encoded by the coding sequence ATGGGTAAAGCTCTCGTTATCGTTGAGTCCCCGGCAAAAGCCAAAACGATCAATAAATATCTGGGTAATGACTATGTGGTTAAATCCAGCGTTGGTCATATCCGTGATTTGCCGACCAGTGGCTCAGCACCCAAAAAGAGCGCAGACTCAGCCTCCGCCAAAACGGCTAAGAAGCCTAAAAAGGATGAACGCGGCGCTCTTGTCAATCGCATGGGGATCGACCCATGGCACAACTGGGATGCACATTATGAAGTGCTGCCCGGTAAAGAGAAGGTGGTTTCCGAGCTGAAATCGCTGGCGGAAAAAGCCGACCACATCTATCTCGCAACCGACCTTGACCGCGAAGGGGAAGCCATTGCGTGGCACCTGCGGGAAGTGATCGGTGGCGACGAGAAACGCTACAGCCGTGTCGTGTTTAACGAAATTACCAAGAATGCGATTCGTCAGGCCTTCGAAACGCCGGGCGAACTGAATATTGACCGTGTGAATGCTCAACAGGCGCGCCGTTTTATGGACCGCGTGGTGGGCTACATGGTGTCTCCACTGCTGTGGAAGAAAATTGCCCGCGGCCTCTCCGCCGGTCGCGTACAGTCGGTCGCAGTGCGATTGGTTGTTGAGCGCGAACGCGAAATTAAAGCGTTTGTGCCGGAAGAGTTCTGGGAGATCGACGCTGCTACAGCGACGCCTGGTGGCGATACGCTGCCGCTGCAGGTGACACATGAAGGTGATAAAGCCTTCCGTCCGGTTAATCGTGAGCAAACCATGGCGGCGGTCAGCCTGCTGGAAAAAGCGCGTTATACGGTGCTGGAGCGGGAAGATAAGCCGACCAGCAGCAAACCGGGTGCACCATTTATTACCTCTACGCTGCAACAGGCCGCCAGTACGCGTCTGGGTTTTGGCGTGAAGAAAACCATGATGATGGCGCAGCGCCTGTATGAAGCCGGCTACATCACTTATATGCGTACCGACTCGACAAACCTGAGCCAGGACGCCGTGTCGATGGTGCGCAGCTACATTGCTGATAACTTTGGTAAAAAATACCTGCCGGAAAACGCTAATCAGTACGCCAGCAAAGAGAACTCTCAGGAGGCGCACGAAGCTATTCGTCCTTCCGATGTCGCGGTGTTAGCTGAATCGTTAAAAGACATGGAAGCCGACGCGCAGAAGCTTTATCAGCTGATCTGGCGCCAGTTTGTTGCCTGTCAGATGACCCCTGCTCAGTATGATTCCACCACGCTGACGGTGGGCGCAGGCGATTTCCGTCTTAAAGCCCGTGGTCGCATCCTGCGTTTCGATGGCTGGACAAAAGTGATGCCCGCGCTGCGCAAAGGTGATGAGGATCGTACGTTGCCTGCGGTGAATAAAGGCGATGTTCTTTCGCTTGTAGAGTTAACGCCGGCACAACACTTTACCAAGCCACCTGCGCGTTTTAGCGAAGCTTCGCTGGTAAAAGAGCTGGAAAAACGCGGCATCGGCCGCCCGTCTACCTATGCGTCGATCATCTCGACCATTCAGGACAGGGGGTATGTGCGTGTTGAAAGTCGCCGTTTTTATGCGGAAAAAATGGGTGAAATTGTTACCGATCGTCTGGAAGAGAATTTCCGCGAGCTGATGAACTACGATTTTACCGCACAGATGGAAGACAGCCTCGACCGCGTGGCGAACCACGAAGCGGAATGGCGCAAGGTGCTGGACAGCTTCTTTGGCGATTTCTCTCGCCAGCTGGAGCAAGCTGAACAGGATCCTGAAGCGGGCGGTATGCGTCCGAATCAGATGGTACTGACCAGCATCGACTGCCCGACATGTGGGCGTAAAATGGGCATTCGTACCGCCAGTACCGGAGTTTTCCTTGGCTGTTCCGGCTATGCGTTACCGCCGAAAGAGCGCTGCAAAACCACCATTAACCTGGTGCCGGAAAACGAAGTGCTCAATGTGCTGGAAGGCGAAGACGCGGAAACCAACGCGCTGCGCGCCAAACGTCGTTGCCAGAAATGTGGTACGGCGATGGACAGCTATCTGATCGATCCGAAGCGTAAACTGCATGTCTGTGGGAATAACCCAACCTGCGATGGCTACGAGATCGAAGAGGGTGAATTCCGCATCAAAGGGTATGACGGCCCAATCGTTGAGTGTGAAAAATGCGGTTCTGAAATGCACCTGAAAATGGGGCGTTTTGGTAAGTACATGGCTTGCACCAACGACGAGTGTAAAAACACGCGTAAGATCCTGCGTAACGGTGAAGTTGCACCGCCGAAGGAGGATCCGGTACCGTTGCCGGAGTTGCCGTGCGAAAAATCGGATGCCTATTTTGTTCTGCGTGATGGCGCAGCCGGGGTGTTCCTCGCGGCGAATACCTTCCCGAAATCTCGCGAAACACGTGCACCGCTGGTAGAAGAACTGTACCGCTTCCGTGACCGTCTGCCGGAAAAACTGCGCTATCTTGCGGACGCCCCGCAGGAAGATCCGCAGGGCAATAAAACCATTGTGCGTTTTAGCCGCAAGACCAGGCAGCAATATGTGGCTTCGGAAAAAGACGGGAAAGCGACCGGATGGTCAGCGTTTTATATCGATAATAAATGGACTGAAGCTAAAAAGTAG
- the cysB gene encoding HTH-type transcriptional regulator CysB, which yields MKLQQLRYIVEVVNHNLNVSSTAEGLYTSQPGISKQVRMLEDELGIQIFARSGKHLTQVTPAGQEIIRIAREVLSKVDAIKSVAGEHTWPDKGSLYVATTHTQARYALPNVIKGFIERYPRVSLHMHQGSPTQIAEAVSKGNADFAIATEALHLYDDLVMLPCYHWNRSIVVTPDHPLASKQSVSIDELAQYPLVTYTFGFTGRSELDTAFNRAGLTPRIVFTATDADVIKTYVRLGLGVGVIASMAVDPISDPDLVKLDAHEIFSHSTTKIGFRRSTFLRSYMYDFIQRFAPHLTRDVVDAAVALRSNEDIEAMFKDIKLPQK from the coding sequence ATGAAACTACAGCAGCTTCGTTATATCGTCGAGGTGGTGAATCACAACCTCAACGTCTCTTCCACGGCGGAAGGGCTCTATACCTCTCAGCCTGGCATCAGTAAACAAGTCCGCATGCTGGAAGATGAGCTCGGCATACAAATCTTCGCCCGCAGCGGCAAACATCTCACTCAGGTGACGCCCGCCGGGCAGGAAATCATCCGCATTGCGCGTGAAGTATTGTCCAAAGTTGACGCAATTAAATCGGTGGCGGGGGAACACACCTGGCCGGATAAGGGCTCGCTGTATGTAGCTACCACGCATACCCAGGCGCGGTATGCCCTGCCGAATGTGATTAAAGGGTTTATCGAACGCTATCCGCGCGTTTCATTGCACATGCACCAGGGATCGCCAACGCAGATTGCAGAAGCGGTTTCTAAAGGCAATGCTGATTTCGCCATCGCCACTGAAGCGCTGCATCTTTACGATGATTTGGTGATGTTACCGTGCTACCACTGGAATCGCTCGATCGTGGTGACACCCGATCATCCGCTGGCGTCTAAGCAGTCCGTCAGTATTGATGAGCTGGCGCAATATCCACTGGTGACTTACACCTTTGGCTTCACCGGACGTTCAGAGCTCGACACGGCGTTTAATCGAGCAGGATTGACGCCACGAATCGTTTTCACCGCGACAGATGCAGACGTTATCAAAACGTATGTCAGACTCGGGCTGGGAGTAGGGGTTATTGCCAGCATGGCGGTGGATCCGATTTCCGATCCGGACCTTGTTAAACTGGATGCTCACGAAATCTTCAGCCACAGCACCACAAAAATAGGTTTCCGTCGCAGCACGTTCCTGCGCAGCTATATGTATGATTTTATTCAGCGCTTCGCGCCACATTTAACGCGCGATGTGGTCGATGCCGCCGTGGCGTTGCGTTCTAATGAAGATATAGAAGCGATGTTTAAAGATATTAAGTTGCCGCAGAAATAA
- a CDS encoding YmiA family putative membrane protein encodes MISDVDCTRLAMPSGSEEPQRDPELKRKAWLAVFLGSAVFWAVVALLIWKFWG; translated from the coding sequence ATGATAAGTGATGTCGATTGTACGAGGTTAGCAATGCCATCAGGAAGTGAAGAGCCGCAAAGGGACCCTGAGCTTAAGCGTAAAGCCTGGCTGGCGGTATTTCTTGGCTCTGCCGTGTTTTGGGCAGTCGTCGCGTTATTGATCTGGAAATTCTGGGGTTAA
- the ymiC gene encoding small membrane protein YmiC, which yields MSNDCGMKYWSWLAAFSVSILFWGQIVWAALR from the coding sequence ATGAGTAATGATTGCGGAATGAAATACTGGTCGTGGTTAGCTGCTTTTTCTGTTTCCATTCTTTTCTGGGGACAGATTGTCTGGGCTGCCCTTCGCTAA
- the acnA gene encoding aconitate hydratase AcnA, protein MSSTLREASKDTLQAENKTYHYYSLPLAAKQLGDIARLPKSLKVLLENLLRWQDEESVTEEDIRALAGWLDNAHADREIAYRPARVLMQDFTGVPAVVDLAAMREAVKRLGGDTAKVNPLSPVDLVIDHSVTVDHFGDDDAFEENVRLEMERNHERYAFLRWGQQAFSRFSVVPPGTGICHQVNLEYLGKAVWSELQGKEWVAYPDTLVGTDSHTTMINGLGVLGWGVGGIEAEAAMLGQPVSMLIPDVVGFKLSGKLREGITATDLVLTVTQMLRKHGVVGKFVEFYGDGLDSLPLADRATIANMAPEYGATCGFFPIDGVTLDYMRLSGRSEEQVALVEAYAKAQGMWRNPGDEPVFTSTLELNMHDVEASLAGPKRPQDRVALSDVPKAFAASSELELNTAQKDRKPVEYVLNGQKYALPDGAVVISAITSCTNTSNPSVLMAAGLLAKKAVTAGLKRQPWVKASLAPGSKVVSDYLAQARLTPYLDELGFNLVGYGCTTCIGNSGPLPEPIEQAIREGDLTVGAVLSGNRNFEGRIHPLVKTNWLASPPLVVAYALAGNMNINLATDPLGHDRKGDPVYLKDIWPTSSEIARAVEQVSTEMFRKEYAEVFEGTPEWKAIEVEHSDTYSWQNDSTYIRLSPFFEDMQAQPKPVEDIHGARILAMLGDSVTTDHISPAGSIKADSPAGRYLQSHGVERRDFNSYGSRRGNHEVMMRGTFANIRIRNEMVPGVEGGMTRHLPGSEVVSIYDAAVRYQQEGTPLAVIAGKEYGSGSSRDWAAKGPRLLGVRVVIAESFERIHRSNLIGMGILPLEFPQGVTRKTLALTGEEKLDVVDLQNITPGGTLSVTLTRADGKQETLACRCRIDTSTELTYYRNDGILHYVIRNMLN, encoded by the coding sequence ATGTCGTCAACCCTACGCGAAGCCAGTAAGGACACGTTGCAGGCAGAGAACAAAACTTATCACTACTACAGCTTGCCGCTGGCCGCTAAACAACTTGGGGATATCGCACGGTTACCCAAGTCGCTAAAAGTTTTACTCGAAAATCTCCTGCGCTGGCAGGACGAAGAATCTGTCACTGAAGAAGATATCCGTGCTCTGGCCGGTTGGCTCGACAATGCGCACGCCGATCGCGAAATCGCTTATCGCCCTGCAAGGGTCCTGATGCAGGACTTTACCGGTGTTCCCGCCGTCGTTGACTTAGCGGCGATGCGTGAAGCGGTGAAACGTCTTGGTGGCGATACCGCTAAAGTGAACCCGCTATCCCCGGTCGATCTGGTGATTGACCACTCTGTGACCGTTGATCACTTCGGTGATGATGACGCCTTCGAAGAGAACGTCCGTCTTGAAATGGAACGTAACCATGAGCGTTATGCTTTCCTGCGCTGGGGCCAGCAGGCGTTTAGCCGTTTCAGCGTGGTGCCGCCGGGAACAGGAATATGCCACCAGGTAAATCTCGAATACCTCGGCAAAGCGGTCTGGAGCGAATTGCAGGGCAAAGAGTGGGTTGCCTATCCTGACACGCTTGTCGGCACTGACTCTCACACCACCATGATTAATGGCCTCGGTGTATTGGGCTGGGGCGTGGGCGGGATTGAAGCCGAAGCGGCGATGCTCGGGCAGCCGGTCTCTATGCTGATCCCTGATGTTGTCGGTTTTAAACTGAGCGGTAAATTGCGGGAAGGGATCACGGCAACCGATCTGGTGCTGACGGTCACGCAAATGCTGCGCAAACACGGCGTTGTCGGTAAATTTGTTGAGTTTTACGGCGATGGCCTTGATTCGCTGCCGCTTGCCGACCGCGCCACCATTGCCAATATGGCCCCGGAATATGGCGCAACCTGCGGCTTTTTCCCTATCGATGGCGTGACGCTCGATTATATGCGCCTGAGTGGCCGTAGCGAAGAGCAAGTCGCGTTGGTGGAGGCTTATGCGAAAGCTCAAGGTATGTGGCGTAACCCGGGCGATGAACCCGTCTTTACCAGCACACTTGAACTGAACATGCACGACGTCGAAGCGAGCCTCGCCGGGCCAAAACGCCCTCAGGATCGGGTCGCGCTGAGCGATGTGCCTAAAGCCTTTGCAGCCAGCTCAGAACTTGAACTGAACACGGCGCAGAAAGATCGCAAACCGGTCGAGTACGTGCTGAACGGGCAGAAATATGCATTGCCGGACGGTGCGGTAGTGATTTCTGCGATCACTTCTTGTACTAACACATCAAACCCCAGTGTGTTGATGGCCGCCGGGCTGCTGGCCAAAAAAGCGGTCACCGCCGGGCTCAAACGTCAGCCATGGGTGAAAGCATCGCTGGCGCCTGGTTCGAAAGTGGTTTCTGACTATCTGGCGCAGGCGCGATTAACGCCTTACCTGGATGAACTGGGTTTTAACCTTGTCGGTTACGGTTGTACTACCTGTATCGGTAACTCTGGACCGTTACCTGAGCCTATTGAACAGGCGATCCGTGAAGGCGATCTTACCGTTGGTGCGGTGCTTTCAGGCAACCGCAATTTCGAAGGACGTATTCACCCCCTGGTAAAAACGAACTGGCTTGCTTCACCGCCGCTGGTGGTGGCTTATGCGCTGGCGGGCAATATGAATATCAACCTCGCCACTGACCCGCTCGGTCATGACCGGAAGGGCGATCCGGTCTATTTGAAAGATATCTGGCCAACAAGTAGTGAGATCGCCCGTGCGGTTGAGCAAGTCTCAACTGAAATGTTCCGCAAGGAGTATGCCGAGGTGTTTGAAGGCACGCCGGAGTGGAAGGCGATTGAGGTTGAGCACTCCGATACGTATAGCTGGCAGAATGACTCGACTTACATCCGGTTATCGCCATTCTTTGAAGATATGCAGGCGCAGCCAAAACCGGTGGAAGATATTCATGGGGCGCGGATCCTGGCGATGCTGGGTGATTCGGTCACGACCGACCATATTTCGCCAGCAGGCAGTATCAAAGCGGACAGTCCGGCGGGCCGGTATCTGCAAAGCCATGGCGTCGAGCGCCGGGATTTTAACTCCTATGGTTCGCGACGTGGCAATCATGAAGTAATGATGCGCGGGACATTCGCCAATATCCGTATTCGCAACGAAATGGTGCCGGGCGTTGAAGGCGGCATGACGCGTCATCTGCCGGGCAGCGAAGTGGTCTCTATTTATGATGCCGCGGTACGCTACCAGCAAGAGGGTACGCCGCTGGCGGTGATTGCCGGCAAAGAGTATGGTTCAGGCTCCAGCCGCGACTGGGCGGCAAAAGGGCCGCGCTTGTTGGGAGTTCGGGTGGTAATTGCTGAATCTTTCGAGCGTATTCACCGTTCCAACCTGATTGGTATGGGGATCCTGCCGCTTGAGTTCCCACAAGGCGTGACGCGAAAAACGCTGGCTTTGACGGGGGAGGAAAAGCTGGACGTTGTCGATCTGCAAAATATCACGCCCGGTGGAACCTTATCGGTGACATTAACCCGCGCCGATGGCAAGCAGGAGACGCTGGCGTGCCGCTGTCGCATTGATACCTCGACAGAGCTGACCTATTACCGCAACGATGGCATTCTGCATTACGTGATCCGTAATATGTTGAATTAA
- the ribA gene encoding GTP cyclohydrolase II, which produces MQLKRVAEAKLPTPWGDFLMVGFEELATGQDHVALVFGDISGQLPVLARVHSECLTGDALFSLRCDCGFQLEAALNHIAEEGRGVLLYHRQEGRNIGLLNKIRAYALQDQGYDTVEANHQLGFAADERDFTLCADMFKLLAVDEVRLLTNNPKKVEILTEAGINIVERVPLIVGRNPKNAHYLDTKAEKMGHLLK; this is translated from the coding sequence ATGCAACTTAAACGTGTGGCAGAAGCCAAACTGCCAACCCCATGGGGCGACTTCCTGATGGTGGGTTTTGAAGAACTGGCAACCGGGCAGGATCATGTCGCTCTTGTTTTCGGTGATATTTCCGGGCAACTGCCCGTCCTTGCGCGCGTTCACTCCGAGTGTCTGACCGGCGATGCCTTGTTCAGCCTGCGCTGTGATTGCGGTTTTCAGCTTGAAGCGGCGCTCAATCACATTGCAGAAGAAGGACGCGGCGTACTGCTTTATCATCGCCAGGAAGGCCGTAACATCGGTTTGCTGAATAAAATTCGCGCGTATGCGTTGCAGGATCAGGGCTATGACACCGTTGAAGCGAACCATCAGTTGGGTTTTGCTGCCGATGAGCGCGACTTCACGCTTTGCGCGGATATGTTTAAATTGCTGGCGGTAGACGAAGTTCGTCTGCTGACCAATAATCCAAAAAAAGTTGAGATCCTTACCGAGGCAGGAATCAATATTGTAGAACGCGTACCGCTGATCGTCGGGCGTAACCCGAAAAACGCGCACTATCTCGATACCAAAGCAGAAAAAATGGGGCACCTGCTGAAATAA
- the pgpB gene encoding phosphatidylglycerophosphatase B translates to MLSIAMRTTAGAAILLIMPLIMWISGWNWEPGQTRWWLHFLYWLTETVTQPWGIITHVVLCAWFLWCLRFRLKAAVMLFVILGCAILAGQGVKSFVKERVQEPRPFVLWLEKTHDVQAEQFYTLKRKDRGELVKKQLSSQHDIPGFLRKHWQKETGFAFPSGHTMFAASWALLAVGLLWPRRRTWTIAVLLVWATGVMGSRLLLGMHWPRDLVVATLISWLLVTLATWLAQRICGPLTPPAEEVPEIIARDQEG, encoded by the coding sequence ATGCTTTCCATTGCAATGCGAACAACAGCAGGTGCGGCGATTTTATTGATAATGCCGCTGATAATGTGGATTTCCGGCTGGAACTGGGAGCCGGGGCAAACCCGCTGGTGGCTGCATTTTTTATACTGGTTAACAGAAACCGTTACCCAACCGTGGGGAATTATCACGCATGTCGTGTTGTGCGCGTGGTTTCTCTGGTGCCTGCGTTTTCGCCTCAAGGCTGCGGTGATGCTGTTCGTTATTCTTGGCTGCGCGATTCTGGCAGGACAGGGGGTTAAATCTTTTGTCAAAGAGCGTGTGCAGGAGCCGCGACCTTTCGTCCTGTGGCTGGAAAAAACGCACGATGTTCAGGCCGAACAGTTCTACACTTTGAAACGTAAGGACCGGGGAGAGTTAGTGAAAAAACAGCTCTCCAGCCAGCATGATATTCCTGGGTTTTTACGTAAACACTGGCAAAAAGAGACGGGTTTCGCATTTCCCTCCGGACATACCATGTTTGCCGCAAGTTGGGCATTATTAGCCGTGGGGCTGCTGTGGCCACGCAGACGCACATGGACGATTGCTGTGCTGCTTGTGTGGGCGACAGGCGTGATGGGGAGCCGGCTGCTGTTAGGCATGCACTGGCCGCGCGATTTGGTGGTTGCGACGTTGATATCCTGGCTGCTTGTGACGCTGGCGACCTGGCTTGCCCAGCGTATTTGCGGCCCGCTCACGCCGCCTGCGGAAGAAGTACCGGAAATTATTGCTCGCGATCAAGAGGGTTGA
- a CDS encoding LapA family protein — MKYLLIFLLVLAIFVVSITLGAQNDQQVTFNYLLAQGEYRISTLLAVLFAAGFIIGWLICGLFWLRVRVSLARAERKIKRLEHQLTPATTVTVATGATAVKE, encoded by the coding sequence GTGAAATATTTACTCATTTTCTTACTGGTGTTAGCGATTTTTGTTGTGTCTATTACCCTTGGCGCGCAAAACGATCAGCAAGTCACATTCAACTATTTGCTCGCACAGGGTGAATACAGGATTTCCACGCTGCTGGCCGTGCTGTTTGCTGCTGGTTTTATTATCGGCTGGCTGATTTGTGGCCTTTTCTGGCTACGCGTTCGCGTTTCTCTGGCGCGCGCCGAACGTAAAATCAAACGTCTTGAGCACCAGCTTACTCCTGCCACAACTGTTACGGTTGCAACCGGCGCAACGGCAGTGAAGGAATAA
- the lapB gene encoding lipopolysaccharide assembly protein LapB, with the protein MLELLFLLLPVAAAYGWYMGRRNAQQTKQDEANRLSREYVAGVNLLLSNQQDKAVDLFLDMLKEDTGTVEAHLTLGNLFRSRGEVDRAIRIHQTLMESASLSYDQRLLAVQQLGRDYMAAGMYDRAEDMFNQLVDETDFRIGALQQLLQIYQATSEWQKAIDVAERLVKLGKDKQRGEIAHFYCELALQQMGNEEMGRAMALLKKGAAADRDSPRVSIMMGRVFMADGDYAKAVESLLRVIDQDKELVSETLEMLQTCYQQLGKNDEWAAFLQRCVEENTGATAELMLADIMERRDGPDAAQSYVTRQLQRHPTMRVFHKLMDYHLNEAEEGRAKESLMVLREMVGEQVRSKPRYRCHKCGFTAFTMYWHCPSCRAWSTVKPIRGLDGQ; encoded by the coding sequence ATGCTGGAGTTGTTGTTTCTGTTGTTACCTGTCGCGGCTGCCTATGGCTGGTATATGGGGCGCAGAAATGCTCAACAGACGAAACAGGATGAGGCTAACCGGCTGTCACGTGAATACGTCGCCGGGGTTAACCTTTTACTGAGTAATCAGCAAGATAAAGCGGTTGATCTGTTCCTCGATATGTTGAAAGAGGACACCGGGACCGTTGAAGCGCACCTCACTCTCGGCAACCTTTTCCGCTCGCGCGGTGAGGTTGACCGTGCAATCCGTATTCATCAGACATTGATGGAAAGCGCGTCCCTCTCGTACGACCAGCGCCTGCTGGCGGTGCAGCAACTTGGCCGCGACTACATGGCAGCCGGCATGTACGATCGCGCGGAAGATATGTTTAACCAATTGGTGGATGAAACCGATTTTCGGATCGGTGCGCTCCAGCAATTGCTGCAAATTTATCAGGCGACCAGTGAGTGGCAAAAAGCCATCGATGTCGCTGAGCGGCTAGTGAAACTCGGCAAAGATAAGCAGCGGGGCGAAATCGCGCATTTCTACTGTGAGCTGGCGTTGCAGCAGATGGGCAACGAAGAGATGGGGCGGGCGATGGCATTGCTGAAAAAAGGCGCTGCCGCCGATCGTGACAGCCCGCGCGTCTCTATCATGATGGGCCGTGTGTTTATGGCCGATGGCGATTATGCAAAAGCGGTGGAAAGCCTGTTACGCGTTATCGATCAGGATAAAGAACTCGTCAGCGAAACGCTGGAAATGCTGCAAACCTGCTATCAGCAATTGGGTAAAAATGACGAATGGGCAGCATTTTTACAGCGTTGCGTGGAAGAGAACACCGGTGCGACTGCCGAATTGATGTTGGCAGATATTATGGAGCGCCGCGATGGGCCTGACGCGGCGCAGAGTTATGTTACGCGACAACTGCAGCGGCATCCCACCATGCGCGTTTTCCATAAGCTAATGGATTACCACCTCAACGAAGCCGAAGAGGGGCGCGCCAAAGAGAGCCTGATGGTGCTGCGTGAAATGGTGGGCGAGCAGGTGCGTAGTAAACCCCGTTATCGCTGCCATAAATGTGGATTCACCGCGTTTACCATGTACTGGCATTGTCCGTCTTGCCGGGCGTGGTCGACCGTTAAACCGATTCGCGGCCTGGATGGCCAGTAA
- the pyrF gene encoding orotidine-5'-phosphate decarboxylase, giving the protein MTSTVLSTSRTVTASPIVVALDYDNRDTAMAFVDRIDPRDCRLKVGKEMFTLFGPQLVRDLQQRGFDIFLDLKFHDIPNTTAHAVKAAADLGVWMVNVHASGGARMMTAAKEAMLAFGKDAPLLIAVTVLTSMEASDLQDLGINASPAEHAEHLARLTQQCGLDGVVCSAQEAVRFKNALGKAFKLVTPGIRPVGSESGDQRRIMTPEQALAAGVDYMVIGRPVTQSADPAKTLKAINASLGMGE; this is encoded by the coding sequence ATGACGTCTACTGTTTTATCGACTTCCCGCACCGTTACTGCTTCCCCGATTGTAGTAGCACTTGATTACGATAACCGCGACACGGCCATGGCGTTTGTTGACCGTATCGATCCGCGTGACTGCCGCCTGAAAGTTGGCAAAGAGATGTTCACCTTATTCGGCCCGCAGCTGGTGCGCGATCTGCAACAGCGCGGTTTCGATATTTTTCTCGATTTGAAATTCCATGACATTCCCAACACGACAGCGCATGCGGTGAAAGCGGCGGCAGATTTAGGTGTCTGGATGGTGAATGTGCATGCTTCTGGCGGCGCGCGGATGATGACGGCTGCGAAAGAGGCGATGCTCGCATTTGGCAAAGATGCGCCGTTACTGATTGCCGTCACCGTATTGACCAGCATGGAAGCGAGTGATTTACAGGATCTTGGCATCAACGCATCGCCTGCAGAGCATGCGGAGCACCTGGCTCGTCTTACGCAGCAATGTGGCCTTGATGGCGTTGTTTGCTCCGCCCAGGAAGCTGTCCGTTTTAAAAACGCATTAGGCAAAGCATTCAAACTGGTCACGCCGGGCATTCGCCCGGTCGGCAGCGAATCTGGCGATCAGCGTCGCATCATGACGCCGGAACAGGCGCTTGCGGCAGGCGTAGACTATATGGTGATTGGCCGTCCGGTTACGCAGTCTGCCGACCCGGCGAAAACCCTTAAAGCAATTAATGCATCGCTGGGTATGGGGGAATAA
- the yciH gene encoding stress response translation initiation inhibitor YciH, with protein MKDDNSRLVYSTETGRIDEPKEQHTRPKGDGVVRIQRQTSGRKGKGVCLITGIDEDDEALAKLAAELKKKCGCGGSVKEGVIEIQGDKRDLLKSLLEAKGMKVKLAGG; from the coding sequence ATGAAAGACGACAACAGCCGTCTGGTCTACTCGACCGAAACCGGGCGCATTGACGAGCCAAAAGAGCAACATACACGTCCGAAAGGTGATGGTGTTGTACGTATCCAGCGCCAGACCAGCGGCCGCAAAGGCAAAGGCGTGTGCCTGATAACCGGCATTGATGAAGATGATGAAGCACTGGCTAAGCTGGCCGCAGAATTAAAGAAAAAATGCGGCTGCGGTGGTTCGGTGAAAGAGGGCGTCATTGAGATCCAGGGCGACAAACGTGATTTACTCAAATCATTGCTGGAAGCCAAAGGGATGAAAGTGAAATTAGCGGGTGGTTAA